Proteins found in one Scardovia inopinata JCM 12537 genomic segment:
- a CDS encoding glucose-6-phosphate dehydrogenase assembly protein OpcA yields the protein MKLKLSNCTTSQITNKINDLHEERGEAAEGRVFTMLIRTTEDELEDSLAAANVASREHPCRIISIATCPHADPSIPLDAEIRFGADAGAGEIIVLYPTGGLLRHLDTLIIPLLVPDAPVLAWWPTDAPENPASDQIGRMARSRITDAQRTANPEKTFETLRNNWTKEDTDLSWTRLTVWRGQIAALVDQPPHTPITSVRIRGGKNSLPLDLLGSWLAWALKVPVSIEREADTSTIAGVYIERSNGAASLVRTGAEEVQVQEPGRAPQTVSMPHRTLTDCINEEMRRLDPDAIYSAVIKEGWDLVSHS from the coding sequence ATGAAACTTAAACTGAGCAACTGCACAACATCGCAGATAACCAATAAAATCAATGATCTGCACGAAGAACGTGGGGAAGCTGCCGAAGGCCGGGTCTTCACCATGCTTATCAGAACTACCGAGGATGAGCTAGAGGACTCTTTGGCTGCTGCCAATGTGGCTAGCCGGGAACATCCCTGCAGGATTATTTCCATTGCTACCTGTCCCCATGCCGATCCCTCCATCCCCCTGGACGCTGAAATCCGTTTTGGGGCTGACGCCGGGGCTGGAGAAATTATTGTCCTCTATCCCACAGGCGGCCTTTTAAGGCACTTGGACACCCTGATTATCCCCCTTCTGGTTCCTGATGCGCCTGTTTTGGCCTGGTGGCCAACAGATGCACCGGAGAATCCAGCCTCTGACCAGATTGGCCGCATGGCCCGCAGCCGTATTACCGACGCACAGAGGACCGCCAATCCGGAAAAAACCTTTGAAACCCTACGCAATAACTGGACAAAGGAGGACACTGACCTGTCCTGGACTCGCCTGACCGTTTGGCGGGGACAGATTGCAGCCCTGGTTGATCAGCCTCCTCACACACCCATCACGTCAGTTCGCATCAGGGGCGGCAAGAATTCCCTTCCCCTGGATCTGCTGGGTTCCTGGCTGGCCTGGGCGCTGAAGGTGCCCGTCTCGATTGAGCGCGAGGCTGACACCAGCACTATTGCCGGAGTCTATATTGAACGCAGCAACGGCGCTGCCAGCCTGGTGCGGACGGGGGCAGAGGAAGTGCAGGTTCAGGAGCCTGGCCGCGCCCCACAGACTGTATCTATGCCGCACCGCACGCTGACCGACTGCATCAATGAAGAAATGCGGCGCCTGGACCCCGACGCCATTTATTCAGCAGTCATTAAAGAAGGCTGGGATCTTGTCTCCCACAGCTGA
- a CDS encoding Pr6Pr family membrane protein, with amino-acid sequence MPTGRPSGKSSRRSGSGSRRGLIPGTRPALWINTIVAWGGVILTNTLSALGKFKDEKASFGLFGYYPQVTATWSSRLIQQLSYFTMWSNIMVALVTLMLVVNPTKRTVWRKGLHLSALIMILVTAVVYATVIAPYNHLQGWSRITNPWQHIVTPALTWFVWLIWGPRDLSGKGVIPRCILIPMMWVGWIFLYGWQTGEYPYGFINVPKIGYLLSIRNILVVLAGALIACWLVKGLDLVLRRITKR; translated from the coding sequence ATGCCAACAGGAAGACCATCAGGAAAGTCCTCACGGAGATCAGGATCCGGCAGTCGCCGGGGCTTGATCCCAGGTACCCGCCCTGCCCTGTGGATTAACACCATAGTTGCCTGGGGCGGGGTTATCCTGACCAATACCCTGTCTGCCCTGGGAAAGTTTAAAGATGAAAAGGCCAGCTTTGGTCTCTTCGGCTACTACCCTCAGGTAACAGCCACATGGAGTAGCCGTCTGATCCAGCAGCTGTCATACTTCACCATGTGGTCCAATATCATGGTTGCCCTGGTCACCCTTATGCTGGTAGTAAACCCGACAAAACGCACAGTTTGGCGCAAGGGGCTGCATCTGTCTGCCCTGATCATGATTCTGGTAACAGCCGTAGTTTATGCAACCGTTATTGCCCCCTATAATCACCTGCAGGGCTGGTCGCGGATTACTAATCCCTGGCAGCACATAGTGACCCCGGCTCTGACTTGGTTTGTATGGCTTATCTGGGGCCCTCGAGACCTATCGGGCAAGGGGGTCATTCCGCGCTGTATACTTATTCCCATGATGTGGGTAGGGTGGATCTTTCTCTACGGCTGGCAGACAGGAGAATACCCCTATGGTTTTATCAATGTACCCAAAATAGGCTACCTTCTGTCAATCCGCAATATTCTGGTGGTTTTAGCCGGAGCCTTGATTGCGTGCTGGCTTGTTAAAGGACTGGATCTGGTTCTGAGACGGATAACAAAAAGATAA
- a CDS encoding L,D-transpeptidase has product MMNLMKPFLSLWHRLRCRISKDQAVLLLAVLVAVCIVGGALLGPALTGSPTSKGKNQTAGLVQSGSQTQESSTKRKAKKSRHLPRQKGESSATTLSTTAIDWAKPTGGPYPQLSKQSAISLEVDLARQRVYIKADGKTIYTMVASTGLDGSTPRGNFTIGGNTDITRGESFYNPSEKMGAKNWVRITGSILFHSVPTDNKGNFITSEAQKLGSPASHGCVRLSVPDSKWIYDNIRTSTPVRIF; this is encoded by the coding sequence ATGATGAATCTGATGAAGCCCTTCCTCTCTTTGTGGCATCGTCTGCGCTGCCGTATTTCCAAGGATCAGGCAGTCCTCCTCTTGGCTGTTCTTGTAGCTGTCTGCATCGTAGGCGGGGCCTTGCTGGGACCGGCTCTCACAGGAAGTCCCACTTCCAAGGGGAAGAATCAGACAGCCGGGCTGGTGCAATCAGGAAGTCAGACTCAAGAGAGCAGTACCAAGAGGAAAGCGAAGAAGTCCAGGCATCTTCCCCGCCAAAAGGGCGAAAGCTCTGCCACTACTTTATCAACCACAGCTATAGACTGGGCCAAACCCACCGGCGGACCCTACCCCCAGTTAAGCAAACAATCAGCGATTTCTTTAGAAGTAGATCTGGCCCGGCAAAGAGTGTACATTAAGGCAGATGGGAAAACCATCTACACGATGGTGGCAAGCACAGGACTGGACGGAAGCACTCCCCGAGGGAACTTTACCATCGGCGGAAATACTGACATTACCAGGGGAGAATCCTTTTACAATCCCAGCGAAAAAATGGGTGCTAAAAACTGGGTCAGAATAACCGGGTCTATTCTTTTCCATTCGGTTCCGACAGACAATAAGGGGAACTTCATCACCAGTGAGGCGCAGAAGCTGGGATCTCCAGCCTCTCACGGCTGCGTGCGCCTGAGCGTTCCCGATAGCAAATGGATTTATGACAATATCAGAACCAGCACCCCTGTTCGAATTTTTTAA
- the gndA gene encoding NADP-dependent phosphogluconate dehydrogenase, translated as MVETSAAPRLTSTAADGEKANIGVIGLGVMGASLARNLAHQGNVVAVYNRHTDKTADFMKRYGAEGSFIPAATLQELSDSLAKPRKVILMITAGRATDAVIDDLLGIFEPDDIIIDGGNAYFEDTMRREKNVREHGLHFVGCGISGGEEGALKGPSMMPGGTDWSWNYLKPIFESIAAKAEGEPCVTHIGENGAGHFVKMVHNGIEYADMQLIGESYDLLRRGLGLTPKEIGDIFDQWNKGELNSYLVEITSDILHHTDAASGKPFVDVVLDVAGMKGTGTWTVQTALSLATPVTGIAEAVFSRGLSGQKEQRQENRRNPLAGPDGTIDLTDDQKEAFVEAVRQALYASKIVAYAQGFDEINAGAQEYGWHIDLGAVARIWRGGCIIRAKFLNRISDAYDSGRTFSSLLFDDYFKKAVENAQESWRRVVAAAAQAGIPVPAFASSLSYYDGLRSDRLPAALIQGQRDFFGAHTYKRVDKPGTFHTLWAQEGRQEIQEA; from the coding sequence ATGGTAGAAACAAGTGCAGCACCAAGACTGACATCCACTGCTGCAGACGGCGAGAAGGCAAATATTGGCGTGATTGGCCTGGGAGTTATGGGCGCCAGTCTTGCCCGGAATTTGGCCCATCAGGGCAATGTTGTTGCCGTATATAATCGTCATACTGATAAAACTGCTGACTTCATGAAGCGGTACGGGGCAGAAGGCTCATTTATCCCCGCAGCTACTCTTCAGGAATTGTCTGATTCTCTGGCCAAGCCCCGCAAGGTTATCTTGATGATCACCGCTGGCCGGGCAACTGATGCCGTTATTGATGATCTGCTGGGAATTTTTGAACCGGACGATATTATTATCGATGGAGGAAATGCTTACTTTGAAGATACCATGCGCAGGGAGAAGAATGTGCGCGAGCACGGTCTGCATTTTGTAGGCTGTGGTATTTCCGGCGGTGAGGAAGGTGCTTTGAAGGGACCGTCCATGATGCCCGGTGGAACCGACTGGTCCTGGAACTATCTGAAGCCGATTTTTGAATCGATCGCTGCCAAGGCAGAAGGGGAACCATGTGTGACCCACATTGGGGAGAACGGTGCCGGGCACTTTGTTAAGATGGTTCACAACGGCATTGAATATGCTGATATGCAGCTTATTGGTGAAAGCTATGATCTTCTTCGCCGTGGCCTGGGACTTACCCCTAAGGAAATCGGAGATATTTTTGATCAGTGGAACAAGGGCGAGCTGAATTCCTATCTGGTAGAGATCACCTCTGACATTCTGCACCACACTGATGCTGCAAGCGGCAAGCCCTTTGTGGACGTGGTTCTTGATGTGGCCGGCATGAAGGGAACCGGCACCTGGACGGTGCAGACTGCTCTCTCCCTGGCCACTCCTGTGACCGGTATTGCTGAAGCCGTGTTTTCCCGCGGATTATCTGGACAAAAAGAACAGCGTCAGGAGAACCGCCGGAATCCTCTGGCTGGTCCTGATGGAACCATTGACCTGACAGATGATCAGAAGGAAGCCTTTGTCGAGGCTGTTCGTCAGGCCCTCTATGCTTCCAAGATCGTGGCTTATGCCCAGGGGTTTGATGAGATCAATGCCGGCGCCCAGGAGTATGGCTGGCATATTGATTTAGGGGCTGTTGCCCGCATTTGGCGCGGAGGCTGCATTATTCGGGCCAAGTTCCTGAACCGGATTTCTGATGCATATGATTCTGGCAGGACCTTCAGCTCCCTTCTCTTTGATGATTACTTCAAGAAAGCTGTTGAAAATGCCCAGGAATCCTGGCGCCGTGTGGTAGCTGCGGCCGCTCAGGCCGGTATTCCGGTTCCTGCTTTTGCCAGCTCCCTGTCTTACTACGATGGCCTGCGGTCTGACCGTCTGCCTGCGGCCCTGATCCAAGGGCAGCGTGATTTCTTCGGAGCTCATACCTACAAGCGGGTTGATAAGCCCGGTACCTTCCACACTCTCTGGGCTCAGGAAGGCCGCCAGGAGATCCAGGAAGCCTAA
- a CDS encoding KUP/HAK/KT family potassium transporter has translation MPDGLAQIGGVYMMQQGRKSFQQIIADSSSEGGSDSRNQADSPVSSNDAGDKGLRHLVHDTSLARAVTASATGDGVQEGSSTGSKKISPASKEAKPAAVAAALDETGPIIPSEGIASAPVISDQAISPEEVEEKKRAKEEARKSAELKNARARTPLGRWWHKLQASPDKISLGMCIVTMGVVYGDIGTSPLYLAQSFVSGQGGIRYVDRTSVLGMLSLLFWSITLITTVKYVLIAMRIDNRGEGGIFALYSMVKRFAKWLWIPAMIGGAAFLADSVLTPAVSISSAVEGLRTLRAFENVFTVNPQLTLAITVIIIVILFAVQSRGTERIGRVFGVVVAIWFTFMAVVGIIAIGNDWSIFAALNPWYGLEYLLNLNGANRAGLAIMGTVFLATTGAEALYSDMGHVGRGNIYATWPFIFICLIFNYFGQGAWMIRNQNNKALWSAPNVNPFFQTINPTLRYVAVILSVAAGVIASQALITGAFTMVSEATGLNWMPHLQVRYPARTRGQLYIPTVNFVLCAATLVVLMIFQNSERITNAYGLALTVTMITTVVLLMAYMWYAQKRRVLALIFGVVFLAIQSLFFISSLSKFFTGGWFTTILTIVIFTIMYTWDTGTRIERSQRRHMSPEDFLPALNILHKDKSVPLYADNLVYLTSDSELRRLDTDIFYSIFADHPKRAHAWWAVSVQVTDAPYTREYSVENFGTDFLFRVRMRLGFKVNQNVSTYLHQIMHELIDQGTLPPQETIYPKVDNDPQIGTINYVLIHKALMPESKVDVRGALSLRIKYAIRHMAGSPVKWFGLAAFNPRIEVQPLFVQVQPIPPLTQVALRKTKRPITLDEILVRKAQKHKNDTEEMDEVSPTSSAAGSPAVNSSSAGSSAAAE, from the coding sequence ATGCCGGATGGTCTGGCGCAGATAGGTGGAGTTTATATGATGCAGCAGGGCAGGAAGTCTTTCCAACAGATTATTGCTGACAGCAGCAGTGAGGGTGGGTCTGATTCCCGGAACCAGGCAGATTCTCCTGTGAGTTCGAATGACGCTGGCGATAAGGGTCTTCGCCACCTGGTGCACGATACCAGCCTTGCTCGGGCGGTGACCGCTTCCGCAACAGGAGATGGGGTTCAGGAGGGTTCTTCAACAGGATCCAAAAAGATTTCTCCGGCTTCCAAGGAAGCCAAGCCTGCGGCTGTTGCCGCCGCCCTGGATGAGACCGGACCGATTATTCCTAGTGAGGGGATTGCCAGCGCTCCTGTCATCTCCGATCAGGCTATCTCTCCTGAGGAGGTGGAGGAGAAAAAGCGGGCTAAGGAGGAAGCGCGTAAATCAGCTGAACTGAAGAATGCCCGGGCCCGCACCCCCCTTGGCCGCTGGTGGCATAAGCTTCAGGCCTCTCCCGATAAGATTTCTCTGGGAATGTGCATTGTCACTATGGGTGTGGTCTACGGAGACATCGGAACCTCTCCTCTCTACCTGGCTCAGTCATTTGTTTCCGGCCAGGGCGGGATCCGCTATGTTGACCGCACTTCTGTTTTGGGTATGCTCTCCCTGCTTTTCTGGTCTATTACCCTTATCACTACTGTCAAGTATGTACTTATTGCCATGAGGATTGATAACAGGGGTGAAGGCGGTATTTTTGCCCTCTATTCCATGGTCAAACGCTTTGCCAAATGGTTGTGGATCCCAGCAATGATTGGTGGGGCTGCGTTTTTAGCTGACTCTGTTTTGACCCCGGCTGTTTCTATTTCTTCTGCTGTGGAAGGATTAAGGACCCTGCGGGCTTTTGAAAATGTGTTTACGGTTAATCCCCAGCTAACTTTGGCTATTACTGTAATCATTATTGTTATTCTTTTTGCTGTTCAGTCCCGGGGAACAGAACGGATTGGCCGGGTTTTCGGGGTAGTGGTGGCTATCTGGTTCACCTTCATGGCTGTGGTGGGAATCATTGCCATTGGAAACGACTGGTCTATTTTTGCTGCTCTTAACCCCTGGTATGGTCTGGAATACTTGCTGAATCTGAATGGTGCCAACAGGGCTGGGTTGGCTATCATGGGAACTGTTTTTCTGGCAACCACCGGTGCTGAGGCCCTCTACTCCGATATGGGCCATGTGGGCAGAGGAAATATTTACGCCACCTGGCCCTTTATTTTTATCTGCCTGATTTTCAATTATTTTGGGCAGGGAGCCTGGATGATCCGCAACCAGAACAACAAGGCCCTCTGGTCTGCTCCCAATGTCAACCCCTTCTTCCAGACCATTAATCCCACCCTGCGCTACGTTGCCGTTATCCTGTCAGTAGCAGCAGGCGTAATTGCTTCGCAGGCCTTGATTACCGGCGCTTTCACTATGGTTTCGGAAGCTACCGGCCTTAACTGGATGCCTCACCTGCAGGTTCGGTACCCAGCCAGGACCCGGGGTCAGCTGTATATCCCTACAGTGAATTTTGTCCTTTGCGCGGCAACCCTGGTGGTGCTCATGATTTTCCAGAATTCTGAACGTATCACCAACGCTTACGGCCTGGCCCTGACCGTTACCATGATTACCACTGTCGTTCTTCTCATGGCTTACATGTGGTATGCCCAGAAGAGACGGGTCCTGGCCCTGATCTTTGGGGTGGTTTTCTTAGCTATTCAATCCCTCTTCTTCATCTCTTCCCTTTCTAAGTTCTTCACCGGCGGCTGGTTTACCACCATCTTGACTATCGTGATTTTTACCATCATGTATACCTGGGATACAGGCACCAGGATTGAGCGGTCTCAGCGCCGGCACATGTCGCCTGAAGACTTCCTGCCTGCCCTGAATATTCTGCATAAAGATAAATCCGTTCCTTTGTATGCAGATAATTTGGTTTATCTAACCTCGGACAGCGAACTCCGTCGTCTCGATACCGATATTTTCTACTCCATTTTTGCAGATCATCCCAAGAGGGCTCACGCCTGGTGGGCTGTATCGGTTCAGGTGACCGATGCTCCCTATACCCGGGAATATTCGGTAGAAAACTTCGGCACGGATTTTCTTTTCCGAGTTCGAATGCGGTTGGGATTCAAGGTGAATCAAAATGTATCCACCTATCTGCATCAGATCATGCATGAGCTGATTGATCAGGGGACCCTGCCTCCTCAGGAAACCATTTATCCTAAGGTAGATAACGATCCACAGATTGGCACTATCAACTATGTGCTGATTCACAAAGCCTTAATGCCTGAATCTAAAGTGGATGTCAGGGGAGCTCTGTCTCTGAGAATCAAGTATGCTATCCGCCATATGGCGGGTTCTCCGGTCAAGTGGTTTGGTTTGGCTGCTTTTAACCCCAGAATTGAGGTTCAGCCCCTCTTCGTTCAGGTTCAGCCTATTCCTCCTTTGACTCAGGTTGCCCTGCGCAAAACCAAGCGACCGATTACTTTGGATGAGATTCTTGTCCGAAAGGCACAGAAGCACAAGAACGACACCGAGGAAATGGATGAGGTTTCGCCTACTTCCTCAGCTGCCGGCTCCCCAGCTGTCAACTCCTCGTCTGCCGGCTCGTCTGCCGCAGCTGAATAA
- the zwf gene encoding glucose-6-phosphate dehydrogenase, producing the protein MTTDFSEKTEWSNPLRDPRDLRLQRIAGPCSLVLFGVTGDLSKKKLLPAVYDLANRGLLPAGFGLVGFGRRDWSHDDFANFVKENVQAHCRTPFNESTWKHLSDGLRFVQGTFDDHDAFVRLSDTVAELDRVRGTEGNHAFYMSIPPRAFPVVAQQLADSGLAKSTEEAWRRVIIEKPFGRDLTSSRQLDTVVAEVFDPNSIFRIDHYLGKETVQNLLALRFANMMFEPIWNSHYVSHVEITMAEDIGIGGRAGYYDGIGAARDVIQNHLLQLMALTAMEEPASFTAKDLAIEKLKVLSSVRLPDDLAAHTARGQYAAGWQGSQKVVGYLDEKGISPDSTTETYAAVRLDIDNRRWAGVPFYLRTGKRLGKRVTEIAVNFRKAPHLPFESSATQDLGENAIVIRVQPDEGITLRFGSKVPGTAMEVRDVNMDFTYGNSFTEASPEAYERLILDVLLGDPPLFPTSEEIDLSWKILDPIEHFWEAQGQPQPYRAGTWGPAEADQMLARDGHSWRIP; encoded by the coding sequence ATGACTACAGATTTTTCAGAAAAGACTGAGTGGTCCAACCCGCTGCGCGATCCCAGGGATTTAAGGCTGCAGAGGATTGCCGGCCCCTGCTCCCTGGTCCTCTTTGGCGTTACCGGTGACTTGTCAAAGAAAAAGCTGCTGCCAGCCGTATACGATCTCGCCAACCGGGGACTGCTGCCAGCCGGCTTTGGCTTAGTAGGATTTGGCCGCCGCGATTGGTCTCATGATGACTTTGCCAACTTTGTCAAAGAGAATGTTCAGGCTCACTGCCGCACTCCCTTCAATGAATCCACCTGGAAGCACCTGAGCGACGGCCTGCGTTTTGTCCAGGGAACCTTTGACGATCATGATGCTTTTGTCCGCCTGAGTGACACCGTGGCTGAACTTGACCGGGTCAGGGGAACCGAAGGGAATCATGCCTTCTACATGTCTATTCCTCCCCGGGCGTTCCCGGTGGTAGCTCAGCAGCTGGCTGATTCCGGTCTGGCTAAGTCTACCGAAGAAGCCTGGAGGCGGGTCATCATTGAAAAGCCTTTTGGGCGCGATTTAACCAGCTCCCGTCAGTTGGATACAGTCGTGGCTGAAGTCTTTGACCCGAATTCCATTTTCCGCATTGATCACTACTTAGGCAAAGAGACCGTTCAGAACCTTCTTGCCCTGCGCTTTGCCAACATGATGTTTGAACCTATCTGGAACTCGCATTATGTCAGCCATGTGGAAATCACTATGGCTGAAGACATTGGGATTGGAGGCCGGGCCGGATATTATGACGGAATTGGTGCTGCCCGCGATGTGATTCAAAATCATCTTCTTCAACTGATGGCCCTGACCGCCATGGAGGAGCCTGCCAGCTTTACGGCTAAGGATCTGGCTATTGAAAAACTGAAGGTTTTGTCCAGCGTGCGTCTGCCGGATGATCTTGCTGCTCACACTGCCCGCGGGCAGTACGCAGCTGGCTGGCAGGGTTCTCAGAAAGTAGTAGGCTATCTGGATGAAAAGGGCATCAGCCCGGACTCCACGACAGAAACTTATGCTGCTGTCCGCCTGGATATTGATAACCGCCGCTGGGCAGGCGTTCCCTTCTATCTGCGAACCGGTAAGCGCCTGGGCAAAAGGGTAACGGAGATTGCCGTTAATTTCAGGAAAGCTCCTCACCTGCCTTTTGAATCCAGCGCCACCCAAGATCTGGGAGAAAATGCGATTGTGATTCGCGTTCAGCCTGATGAAGGCATCACCCTGCGTTTTGGATCCAAAGTACCGGGAACTGCCATGGAAGTTCGGGATGTCAATATGGACTTCACCTATGGAAATTCCTTCACTGAAGCTTCCCCTGAGGCCTACGAGCGCCTGATTCTGGATGTTCTGCTGGGAGATCCGCCCCTCTTCCCTACTTCTGAAGAGATTGATTTGTCCTGGAAGATTCTTGACCCGATTGAGCATTTCTGGGAGGCTCAAGGCCAGCCCCAGCCATACCGGGCAGGTACGTGGGGACCGGCCGAGGCTGATCAGATGCTGGCAAGGGACGGACACAGCTGGAGAATCCCTTAA
- the pgl gene encoding 6-phosphogluconolactonase — MTVHTHEFGSKTALIYPSRDDALASVTAAMLKRTAQLLDKQNRVDIALTGGTDGIALLKLARTVVDGKDSGDSLSCLVASLDFSRIHFWWGDERFVPQNDQNRNALQARKAWLDNLTNHHGLPEANIHEMPAEPRDPEKIQADRNDTDANLAVLKTAASTYQDELLNQLGDKGHLDIALFGMGPDGHFASLFPGYPQIFVQDNNTLVLPVVDSPKLPPLRLTLTAPFIQSTPYVWVVTTGTSKATAAARALREPNNGDFPSSFAQGTEETLWFLDKDSACELS; from the coding sequence ATGACTGTACATACTCACGAATTTGGTTCCAAAACCGCCCTGATATACCCCAGCCGAGATGACGCTCTCGCCTCTGTCACCGCCGCAATGCTGAAGCGGACTGCCCAGCTTTTGGATAAGCAAAATCGGGTTGATATTGCCCTCACCGGTGGTACCGACGGGATTGCCCTCCTGAAACTTGCCCGAACCGTTGTCGACGGCAAAGATAGCGGAGATTCCCTCTCCTGTCTGGTGGCATCCCTAGATTTTTCCCGTATCCATTTTTGGTGGGGGGATGAGCGTTTTGTTCCTCAGAATGACCAGAACCGAAATGCCCTCCAGGCGAGGAAGGCCTGGCTTGATAATCTCACCAACCATCATGGGCTGCCGGAAGCTAATATTCATGAGATGCCTGCCGAACCCCGCGATCCTGAAAAAATCCAAGCTGACAGAAACGATACTGATGCCAATCTGGCTGTTTTGAAGACGGCAGCCTCAACTTATCAAGATGAGTTACTTAACCAACTAGGAGATAAAGGTCACCTGGATATTGCCCTCTTTGGCATGGGACCGGATGGCCATTTTGCCTCTCTTTTCCCCGGCTATCCACAGATTTTTGTACAGGACAACAACACTCTGGTTTTACCAGTGGTGGACTCTCCCAAACTTCCCCCTTTGAGACTGACACTGACAGCGCCATTTATTCAATCCACACCTTATGTATGGGTTGTTACCACAGGGACAAGCAAGGCCACAGCTGCAGCCCGAGCCCTTCGGGAACCAAACAATGGAGATTTCCCCAGTTCTTTTGCCCAGGGAACAGAGGAAACCCTCTGGTTCCTGGACAAAGATTCTGCCTGTGAGCTCAGCTGA
- a CDS encoding SDR family oxidoreductase, translating to MTDTARPALALTGVSGHIGSMVARLLADSGYVFRMLARKASLDRLPQYEGCPRCPFVYGDDPSTRAALQGVDTVLMVSARESLDRVKEHQGFVDAALAAGVRQIVYISFDAASDDADFTLGRDHYATEEYIKKSGLDYTFLRDNFYLEALISWAQPGTIAGPAGDGKVSAVSQKDVAAVAAAVLRNPRLHSGRTYTLTGPEAFTLQEFADRLTKAGRKTTYKNETLEEAYASRREAYQVPQWELDAWVSSYTAIASGRLSGVTHDIELVTGHAPLSIEDVLRSQEE from the coding sequence ATGACAGATACTGCTCGTCCTGCCCTGGCTTTAACCGGGGTCAGCGGTCACATAGGAAGTATGGTTGCCCGTCTTTTGGCAGACAGTGGTTATGTTTTCCGTATGTTGGCCCGTAAGGCTTCTCTGGACCGTCTTCCCCAGTATGAGGGCTGCCCCCGTTGTCCCTTTGTTTATGGAGACGATCCTTCTACTCGTGCCGCTCTGCAGGGAGTGGATACGGTTCTTATGGTCTCTGCCCGGGAGAGTCTTGACCGGGTCAAGGAGCATCAGGGATTTGTCGATGCTGCCCTGGCTGCCGGTGTTCGTCAGATTGTCTACATTTCCTTTGATGCTGCATCTGATGATGCTGATTTCACCCTGGGGCGGGATCATTATGCTACCGAAGAATACATCAAAAAGTCTGGTCTTGACTACACCTTCCTCAGGGATAACTTTTATCTGGAAGCTCTGATCAGTTGGGCCCAGCCCGGAACCATCGCAGGACCGGCTGGCGACGGAAAGGTGTCTGCGGTCTCTCAGAAAGATGTAGCTGCTGTGGCAGCAGCTGTTCTGCGCAACCCCCGTCTTCACTCTGGTCGGACCTATACTTTGACTGGACCCGAAGCTTTTACTCTGCAGGAGTTTGCTGACCGCCTTACCAAAGCTGGCAGGAAGACCACCTACAAGAACGAGACCCTGGAAGAGGCCTACGCCAGTCGGCGGGAGGCATACCAGGTTCCTCAATGGGAATTGGATGCTTGGGTATCAAGCTACACGGCCATTGCCTCTGGCCGCCTGTCTGGGGTGACGCATGATATTGAGCTGGTTACCGGTCATGCCCCCCTGTCTATAGAAGATGTGCTCAGGTCGCAGGAGGAATAA
- a CDS encoding HD domain-containing protein, with protein MTGPDVTETEFALEFEADPWRSRILDDLLPRLDLPDETINWALGLHKDQAPSPRAFYLIASHCAIVAFLAQELCQTDPAGNSLNARLAVAGSLIHDIGTYQLVDDPGSYAPGLTGKQAEEEGRKVTFHHNYIQHGILGYRYLLEVGADESLAAFARNHTGLGLSRKAVHDQGLDLPPDDYLPQTPEQEIVMYADKFNSKSDPLTFVSAENYQHRSARFGKDNEERWLQIVKKYGVPHIYSLADKYNLQVV; from the coding sequence ATGACCGGACCAGATGTGACTGAAACTGAATTTGCTCTCGAATTCGAAGCCGATCCCTGGCGCTCGCGGATTCTGGATGATCTTCTTCCCCGGCTTGATCTTCCGGATGAAACCATCAACTGGGCCCTGGGCCTGCATAAAGATCAGGCTCCCAGCCCGCGGGCTTTCTACCTGATTGCCTCTCACTGCGCTATAGTTGCTTTCCTTGCCCAGGAACTCTGCCAGACCGATCCTGCCGGGAACAGTTTAAATGCCAGACTGGCCGTTGCCGGAAGCCTGATTCACGACATTGGAACCTATCAGCTGGTTGACGATCCCGGTTCCTATGCCCCCGGACTGACTGGAAAACAAGCTGAGGAGGAGGGAAGGAAGGTCACCTTCCACCATAATTATATTCAGCATGGGATTCTGGGATATCGCTATCTTCTGGAGGTTGGAGCCGACGAATCTTTAGCTGCCTTTGCCCGTAACCATACTGGCCTAGGCCTGAGCAGGAAAGCCGTTCATGATCAGGGTCTGGATCTTCCTCCTGATGATTATCTTCCTCAAACTCCCGAGCAGGAAATCGTCATGTATGCGGACAAATTCAACAGTAAATCAGACCCGCTCACCTTTGTTTCTGCTGAGAATTACCAGCACCGATCGGCCCGATTCGGGAAAGATAATGAGGAACGATGGCTTCAGATAGTGAAAAAATATGGGGTTCCCCATATCTACTCCTTGGCAGATAAGTACAACCTGCAGGTGGTTTAA